In one Alkalinema sp. FACHB-956 genomic region, the following are encoded:
- a CDS encoding site-specific integrase produces the protein MAEFDALDSKITQLNLRLKMARLGVQIERRGTKLNLRGTLPPRPGCGRLRPYQQRLSLGLPATPAGLKQIEQEAKIIAAQLIQKSFDWRDYLTIEAGKRLSQLDLVEQIQAFERQFFAASDRVSKPAATKTTWNAAYAPYLRKLAGMAQDHPKLTLPELIYKTVHSTAIQSRSRQVCCTALSAFAEFLNLELPTELKTLAGSYNNSRTQARNLPSDEAIVQAWAQIPNPAWQFVYGIMATFGLRNHEVFFCDYTQLQQGETSIQVLDTTKTGSHEVWAFYPEWIEEFHLRSIQLPEINTDLSQTTLQRVGQRVTAQFRRYGVPFSPYDLRHAWAVRTIHFGLPDTVAAKMMGHSVAVHTRTYHQWITRRDQQAAVEAAIAKNSRSAPTLSTS, from the coding sequence ATGGCCGAATTTGACGCTCTAGATAGCAAAATCACCCAATTGAATCTACGCCTCAAGATGGCCCGATTAGGGGTGCAAATCGAACGGCGGGGCACCAAGTTAAATCTACGGGGAACCTTGCCGCCCCGCCCCGGCTGTGGGCGACTCCGTCCCTACCAACAGCGGTTGAGCTTGGGGCTCCCTGCGACACCGGCGGGTCTGAAGCAAATTGAGCAGGAAGCCAAAATTATTGCGGCTCAGTTAATCCAGAAGAGTTTCGATTGGCGGGATTATTTGACGATCGAGGCGGGTAAACGGCTCAGTCAACTGGATCTGGTCGAGCAGATCCAAGCCTTTGAACGCCAGTTTTTCGCAGCCAGCGATCGGGTCAGCAAGCCCGCCGCCACCAAAACGACCTGGAATGCGGCCTATGCGCCCTATCTCCGCAAGTTGGCAGGCATGGCCCAAGATCACCCAAAGCTGACTTTGCCGGAGTTAATTTACAAAACCGTGCACAGTACGGCGATCCAGTCCCGCAGTCGGCAGGTCTGCTGCACAGCCTTGTCGGCCTTTGCGGAATTTCTGAATCTGGAATTGCCCACGGAGTTGAAAACCCTCGCAGGGAGCTATAACAACAGCCGCACCCAAGCCCGGAATTTACCCAGCGATGAGGCGATCGTGCAAGCCTGGGCCCAGATTCCTAATCCGGCGTGGCAGTTTGTCTACGGCATCATGGCAACCTTTGGACTGCGGAACCATGAGGTCTTTTTCTGCGACTATACCCAACTTCAGCAGGGGGAAACGAGCATTCAGGTACTGGACACGACCAAAACCGGCAGCCATGAGGTTTGGGCCTTTTATCCGGAATGGATTGAGGAATTTCACCTGCGATCGATTCAGTTACCGGAAATTAATACCGATTTATCCCAAACCACCTTGCAACGGGTAGGACAACGGGTGACGGCACAGTTTCGGCGTTATGGCGTGCCTTTTTCGCCCTACGATTTGCGCCACGCCTGGGCTGTGCGGACGATTCACTTTGGCTTGCCGGATACCGTCGCCGCTAAGATGATGGGGCATTCCGTTGCAGTCCATACCCGCACCTATCACCAATGGATCACCCGCCGTGATCAACAGGCCGCCGTTGAAGCCGCGATCGCGAAAAATTCCCGTTCTGCCCCCACCCTTTCCACTTCCTAG
- a CDS encoding class I SAM-dependent methyltransferase, with protein MATILRDWSYRYQWLYDGISRIASLAVGGEARFRQLALEGIDITPESTVLDLCCGCGQTTQFLVQRSRQVTGLDASPFSIQRAQRNVPEATYVEAFAEAMPFADATFDIVHTSAAMHEMTPKNLQRIFQEAYRVLKPGGYFLIADFHRPQPWMMPGIALFFGLFETETAWQLLDLDLVKMLQEAGFTHCDRQLYAGDSLQVLQAQKKC; from the coding sequence ATGGCAACGATTTTACGGGATTGGAGTTATCGCTATCAGTGGCTCTACGATGGCATTTCCCGCATCGCATCGCTGGCCGTTGGGGGGGAAGCCCGCTTTCGACAGTTGGCATTAGAGGGCATTGACATTACACCGGAATCGACGGTGCTGGATCTGTGCTGCGGTTGTGGACAAACGACGCAGTTTTTAGTGCAACGATCGCGGCAAGTGACGGGGTTGGATGCCTCACCGTTTTCGATTCAACGGGCCCAGCGTAATGTGCCCGAAGCAACCTATGTGGAAGCCTTTGCGGAGGCAATGCCCTTTGCGGATGCCACCTTTGACATTGTCCACACCAGTGCGGCCATGCATGAAATGACCCCGAAAAACCTGCAACGGATCTTTCAGGAAGCCTATCGCGTGCTGAAGCCAGGGGGCTATTTTCTGATTGCAGATTTTCACCGTCCCCAACCTTGGATGATGCCAGGTATTGCGCTATTTTTTGGTCTATTTGAAACGGAAACCGCTTGGCAATTGTTAGATCTGGATTTGGTGAAAATGCTTCAGGAAGCGGGTTTTACGCACTGCGATCGCCAACTCTACGCTGGCGACAGTTTACAAGTCCTGCAAGCCCAAAAGAAATGCTGA
- the hemH gene encoding ferrochelatase — MGRIGVLLLNLGGPDRLEDVRPFLYNLFSDPEIIRLPVPWLQSPLAWLISTLRAKKSQENYKKIGGGSPLRRITEAQAKDLESLLNQSGQEATVYIGMRYWHPFTEEAIARIKRDKPERLVILPLYPQFSISTSGSSFRVLERMWNVDPDLQKIPYTVIPSWYNHPGYLQSMAKLIGQRIDSLPDPAQGHVFFSAHGVPVSYVEEAGDPYQKEIEACAGLIMKTLGRSNDYTLAYQSRVGPVEWLKPYTDEAIQELAEKGVKELVVVPISFVSEHIETLEEIDQEYREVAEEAGIEIFSRVPALDTDPTFIQALADLVQKALHDRPILFAETVQPSEDTKLYPQERWEWGLTTSAEVWNGRLAMLGILALLAELLIGRGPLHAVGLL, encoded by the coding sequence ATGGGGCGAATCGGCGTTTTATTGCTGAATTTGGGAGGGCCAGATCGCCTAGAAGATGTGCGGCCTTTTCTCTATAATCTATTTTCTGATCCAGAGATTATTCGCCTGCCCGTTCCCTGGCTCCAAAGCCCCTTGGCATGGCTGATCTCTACCTTGCGTGCAAAGAAATCTCAAGAAAATTATAAAAAAATTGGTGGGGGATCTCCCCTGCGGCGCATTACTGAGGCCCAGGCCAAAGACTTGGAATCCCTGCTGAACCAATCGGGGCAGGAGGCTACCGTCTACATTGGGATGCGCTATTGGCACCCCTTTACTGAAGAGGCGATCGCTCGAATTAAGCGAGATAAGCCCGAGCGGCTGGTGATTCTGCCCCTCTATCCTCAGTTTTCTATTAGTACCAGCGGCTCCAGCTTCCGTGTTTTGGAACGGATGTGGAATGTTGATCCAGATCTGCAAAAAATTCCCTACACCGTCATCCCTTCCTGGTACAACCACCCCGGATACTTGCAATCCATGGCCAAGCTGATTGGTCAACGAATTGATAGTTTGCCGGATCCTGCTCAAGGCCATGTGTTCTTCAGTGCCCATGGAGTTCCCGTCAGCTATGTGGAAGAAGCGGGTGATCCTTACCAGAAGGAAATTGAAGCCTGCGCGGGGTTAATCATGAAAACCCTGGGCCGATCGAATGACTACACCCTGGCCTACCAAAGTCGAGTGGGGCCCGTGGAGTGGCTCAAGCCCTACACCGATGAGGCCATCCAAGAACTGGCTGAAAAAGGGGTCAAAGAGTTGGTGGTGGTACCCATCAGCTTTGTTTCGGAACACATTGAAACCCTGGAAGAAATTGACCAGGAATACCGTGAAGTGGCTGAAGAAGCAGGCATTGAAATCTTCTCCCGTGTCCCAGCGCTCGATACGGATCCCACGTTTATCCAAGCCCTGGCGGATTTAGTGCAAAAAGCATTGCACGATCGACCCATCTTGTTTGCCGAAACGGTTCAGCCGTCGGAAGATACCAAGCTCTATCCCCAGGAGCGTTGGGAATGGGGCTTGACCACGTCTGCCGAAGTGTGGAACGGGCGGTTGGCCATGCTGGGCATCTTGGCTTTACTTGCGGAATTGCTGATCGGTCGTGGGCCTTTACACGCCGTTGGCCTGCTGTAG